In a genomic window of Gloeocapsopsis dulcis:
- the hepC gene encoding heterocyst development glycosyltransferase HepC, protein MSSSNAIAIKPDFSIQPNQPENYLSSCNLIWRQQKLLVNLFTHFKQPYMSSLDSQQRLVECLRRSPIQLIRLDSDMSETQIRLWADASHQANKSVYLRLPTAEVVAKKRRSFNWFLKRLSDWVAALGLLMLLMPLMMMLSLLIYVSSPGPIFFQQWRVGERGKLFRIYKFRTMVVDAEKLHHQVMANQNGLHKLENDPRLTSVGVWMRKYSLDELPQLFNVLRGEMSLVGPRPWALYDAIRVSAEGKKRLNALPGITGAWQVQARSTLLDINAVNSLDLDYLHNWSLAKDLKILLQTFPKVLSGFGAF, encoded by the coding sequence ATGAGTAGCAGTAATGCGATCGCAATAAAACCAGATTTTTCTATTCAACCAAACCAACCAGAAAATTACTTATCTTCGTGCAATCTAATTTGGCGACAACAAAAACTCTTAGTAAACCTGTTTACCCACTTTAAGCAACCATATATGTCGTCGTTGGATAGTCAGCAACGCCTGGTCGAGTGTTTGCGCCGCTCTCCGATACAATTAATTCGCCTCGATTCTGATATGAGTGAAACGCAGATTAGGTTATGGGCAGATGCTAGTCACCAAGCCAATAAATCAGTTTATCTCAGACTACCTACTGCAGAAGTTGTAGCCAAAAAACGCCGCTCATTCAATTGGTTTCTCAAACGCTTAAGTGACTGGGTCGCAGCTTTGGGATTACTAATGTTGCTGATGCCATTAATGATGATGTTATCACTACTAATTTATGTTTCCTCTCCAGGTCCCATTTTCTTTCAGCAATGGCGTGTTGGCGAACGAGGTAAGTTATTCCGAATTTATAAGTTCCGTACCATGGTAGTTGATGCAGAAAAACTACATCATCAAGTCATGGCTAACCAAAATGGCTTGCACAAGCTTGAAAACGATCCTCGACTGACATCAGTAGGCGTATGGATGAGAAAATATAGCCTCGACGAGCTACCGCAATTATTTAATGTGTTACGTGGTGAAATGAGTTTAGTAGGACCGCGTCCTTGGGCTTTGTATGATGCAATTCGAGTAAGTGCAGAAGGCAAAAAACGGTTGAATGCACTTCCGGGAATTACTGGGGCTTGGCAAGTACAAGCGAGATCGACTTTGCTCGATATCAATGCAGTGAATAGTCTAGATTTAGACTACTTGCATAACTGGTCTTTAGCTAAAGATCTAAAAATCTTGCTACAAACTTTTCCCAAAGTATTATCTGGCTTTGGTGCGTTTTAG
- the hepA gene encoding heterocyst formation ABC transporter subunit HepA, producing MRCKFPPFIRNLFKSTSFWQENYLILRELQYFPVTVVLAIVFALLAAAFEGFGIGFLLAFLQSLVDPSGTPFQTGIRWFDVWVLGINTSELSRLYRISALILTATWIRAVFNYLTQVYTEVVQSKLVARLRQKIFEQLQSVSLKYFNSTNSGELINSITGEIKSLKQAFALAAFNITKGLTLGVYTLILFRISWVLTVIAVLLFSLLAVGLSTLSKRVREASFAVSKANGAFTAIAVELINGIRTVQAFATQDVERRRFYQASDRVEKATIDSVMGLAIVRPVAEGAATTVLVFMIIVAVSVFVANGTLEVASLLTFLFVLFRLVPAIHEINGNSARLNSFRGSIENISQVLRTDDKPYLLNGTKQFSGLQKAIEFVSVDFGYDRDYLVLNNVTLTIKQGQTTALVGASGAGKSTLVDLIPRFYDPIQGQILIDGVNLQKFDINSVRRKMAVVSQDTFIFNTSVRNNIAYGSEADEDAIWEAAKLANALEFIQQMPEGLDTQLGDRGVRLSGGQRQRIAIARALLRNPDILILDEATSALDSVSERLIQESLEKLSVGRTVIAIAHRLSTIIRADKVVVLEQGRIVEQGKYKELLEQRGKLWHYHQIQHESNRLELKSS from the coding sequence ATGCGTTGCAAATTTCCACCTTTTATCCGAAACTTGTTTAAAAGTACAAGCTTTTGGCAAGAAAACTACCTTATCTTACGCGAGCTGCAGTATTTCCCTGTAACTGTCGTTTTAGCAATTGTATTTGCTCTGTTAGCAGCAGCTTTTGAGGGCTTTGGAATCGGATTTTTGCTTGCGTTCCTACAAAGTTTGGTAGATCCAAGTGGTACACCATTTCAAACAGGGATTCGTTGGTTTGATGTTTGGGTTTTGGGCATCAACACTTCTGAACTTAGTCGTTTGTATCGAATTTCTGCACTAATTTTAACTGCAACTTGGATTCGGGCAGTATTTAATTACCTAACCCAGGTTTATACGGAGGTTGTTCAAAGTAAGTTAGTAGCTCGACTCCGCCAGAAAATTTTTGAGCAATTACAATCAGTCAGTTTGAAGTATTTCAATTCAACTAATTCCGGAGAGTTAATTAATAGCATTACAGGCGAAATTAAGAGCCTCAAACAAGCTTTCGCTCTAGCAGCATTTAATATCACTAAAGGTCTAACATTAGGGGTTTATACGCTCATTTTGTTTCGGATATCTTGGGTACTGACAGTTATTGCGGTTCTTCTATTCAGTTTGTTGGCGGTAGGACTTTCGACCCTCAGCAAGCGAGTGCGCGAAGCAAGTTTTGCCGTATCGAAAGCGAATGGAGCATTTACTGCGATCGCTGTTGAGTTGATCAATGGTATTCGTACAGTACAAGCGTTTGCAACCCAAGACGTTGAGCGTAGACGCTTCTATCAAGCAAGCGATCGCGTTGAGAAAGCCACAATTGACTCGGTTATGGGGTTAGCAATTGTGAGACCTGTTGCCGAGGGTGCTGCTACAACAGTTCTTGTATTTATGATCATTGTAGCGGTTAGTGTATTTGTTGCTAATGGCACACTAGAGGTTGCTTCGCTACTCACCTTTTTATTCGTTTTGTTCCGCTTAGTCCCTGCAATTCATGAAATCAACGGCAATAGTGCGCGCTTGAATAGTTTTCGCGGTTCGATCGAGAATATTAGTCAAGTTCTCAGAACTGACGATAAACCTTATCTACTCAACGGTACAAAACAATTTTCAGGATTGCAGAAAGCGATTGAATTTGTATCAGTAGATTTTGGCTATGACCGCGATTATTTAGTGTTAAACAATGTCACATTGACAATTAAGCAAGGACAAACAACTGCCTTGGTTGGCGCTTCTGGGGCAGGCAAATCGACGCTTGTAGATTTGATTCCACGCTTTTACGATCCAATACAAGGCCAAATTTTGATTGATGGAGTTAATTTACAAAAGTTTGATATCAATTCAGTACGGCGAAAAATGGCAGTTGTTAGCCAAGACACTTTTATTTTCAACACTTCAGTACGTAACAACATTGCTTACGGTTCAGAAGCAGATGAAGACGCCATTTGGGAAGCAGCGAAACTAGCGAATGCATTGGAATTTATTCAACAAATGCCTGAAGGCTTGGATACCCAGCTAGGAGATCGCGGCGTGCGATTATCTGGAGGACAACGTCAGCGCATTGCGATCGCGCGGGCTTTACTTCGCAATCCTGATATTTTAATTCTCGATGAAGCAACTAGCGCTTTAGATTCAGTCTCCGAACGGCTGATTCAAGAGTCATTAGAAAAACTTTCTGTTGGGCGAACAGTCATTGCGATCGCACATCGTTTATCTACCATTATTCGTGCCGATAAAGTAGTGGTGCTTGAACAAGGGCGCATTGTTGAGCAAGGAAAATACAAAGAGTTATTAGAACAGCGTGGCAAGCTTTGGCATTATCATCAAATACAGCATGAATCGAATAGATTAGAGCTGAAAAGCTCCTAA
- a CDS encoding class I SAM-dependent methyltransferase, translating into MSLKPYTTKIKNQLNQVEEQLTRIYYFFGSDKQCPICQWTGHSFITKVYPEKTAARETCPQCGSCQRHRLAYYLLFEKLGAAYTVLHVAPEKAIEKWLRSLSKYYLSIDFFNSAMQKMDLTKLDLKDSSFDLVWCSHVLEHIPNDLIAMSEIHRVLKSGGKAIIQVPIYGSSTYENFSITSPEERLKHFKQKDHVRLYGLDIIERLESVGFNIQLLDTSKLPPEDMKRYALDYPSTREIFVCSKS; encoded by the coding sequence ATGAGTTTGAAACCATACACTACGAAAATCAAAAATCAACTCAACCAAGTTGAAGAACAATTAACAAGAATATATTATTTTTTTGGCTCAGACAAACAATGTCCTATTTGCCAATGGACTGGTCACTCATTTATTACGAAAGTTTATCCAGAAAAAACAGCAGCAAGGGAAACCTGCCCCCAGTGCGGTTCTTGTCAGCGTCATCGTCTAGCTTACTATTTACTTTTTGAAAAACTTGGAGCTGCTTATACAGTACTTCATGTTGCACCAGAGAAAGCCATAGAAAAGTGGCTCCGCTCACTTTCAAAATATTATTTAAGCATTGATTTTTTCAACTCGGCAATGCAAAAAATGGATCTGACAAAATTAGATTTGAAAGATTCATCGTTTGATTTAGTTTGGTGTTCTCATGTATTAGAACATATACCTAATGATTTAATAGCAATGTCAGAGATACATCGAGTACTAAAATCAGGTGGAAAAGCTATTATTCAAGTCCCAATCTATGGAAGTAGTACTTATGAAAATTTTTCAATAACATCTCCTGAAGAACGCCTTAAGCACTTTAAGCAAAAAGATCATGTTCGTCTGTACGGACTAGACATTATTGAACGTCTTGAAAGCGTAGGTTTTAACATTCAATTATTGGATACTTCTAAGCTACCTCCCGAAGATATGAAGCGTTATGCACTTGATTATCCTTCTACGAGAGAAATATTTGTTTGTAGTAAAAGTTAA
- a CDS encoding nitroreductase family protein, with translation MTSSAFRREHHGVIYGRLKYAENLKLAQGSSYLLRRNIHRLEKGLIMKPRRDIFATDYIEETVESYKNLVLSRNRNAVNSELQWAHDVLQQYFSVVASEPTIDQAKEKFLRLEPLCSNNPCVPYQRNLSNPSAVSYNQFLELCHRRRSVRWYLPKPVPENLLDQAIAAANLSPSACNRQPFEFRIFDEPALVQKVASIPMGTKGFNHNFPVIVVVVGKLRAYFSERDRHVIYIDGALASMSFMYALETLGLSSCPINWPDMEPQESQMAKLLNLEPDERAIMLISVGYPDPDGMVPYSQKKPLNQIRRYN, from the coding sequence TTGACTTCATCTGCATTCCGAAGAGAACATCATGGTGTTATCTATGGCAGGTTGAAGTATGCCGAAAATTTAAAGCTAGCGCAAGGTAGTAGTTATTTACTTAGACGTAATATTCACCGTCTCGAAAAGGGTTTGATTATGAAACCCAGACGAGATATTTTCGCGACGGATTACATTGAAGAAACCGTCGAAAGCTATAAGAATTTAGTGCTATCAAGAAACCGGAATGCTGTTAATAGCGAATTGCAGTGGGCGCATGATGTTTTGCAGCAGTATTTTAGCGTTGTTGCCTCTGAACCTACGATTGACCAAGCTAAAGAAAAATTCTTGCGTCTTGAGCCACTCTGTAGCAATAACCCTTGTGTCCCTTATCAACGAAACTTAAGCAATCCATCCGCTGTAAGCTACAACCAGTTTCTAGAATTATGCCATCGACGTCGTTCTGTGCGCTGGTATTTACCAAAGCCAGTGCCTGAAAATTTACTCGATCAGGCGATCGCAGCAGCAAATCTCTCACCTAGCGCCTGCAATCGTCAACCCTTTGAATTTAGGATCTTTGACGAACCCGCACTTGTACAAAAAGTTGCCTCAATACCTATGGGTACTAAAGGCTTTAATCATAACTTTCCGGTAATCGTGGTTGTAGTTGGTAAATTAAGGGCGTACTTTAGTGAGCGCGATCGCCATGTCATCTACATTGATGGTGCGCTTGCATCTATGTCGTTCATGTATGCCTTAGAAACCTTGGGGTTAAGTTCATGTCCTATCAACTGGCCAGATATGGAACCTCAAGAAAGCCAAATGGCAAAGCTACTCAATTTGGAACCTGATGAACGTGCAATTATGTTAATTTCTGTCGGTTATCCCGATCCCGATGGTATGGTTCCTTATTCACAGAAAAAACCTTTAAACCAAATTCGGAGATACAACTAG
- a CDS encoding polysaccharide pyruvyl transferase family protein yields MNFSIYGVNFFNKGAELMLHAVKQQIHQWDRNNTLSAHLKIGSFEKRRQAGINHLAWASWRDRKSYEGSIANFTASLVPKSIRKKYAITLESEIDVILDASGFAFSDQWGSAKAERTAEVCSQWKKQGKKIILLPQAFGPFTSESIKGAMIKIINNVDLIFARDELSYEYLHELAVPLENVKIAPDFTNLVRGVEPEYIEDLTDRPCIIPNNRMMDKTSSAVSNQYLSFLVASIKHLLEQGLEPFILIHEANDFALAKQLQSQVSPTVSLVQEENPLHLKYILGKCHLVISSRFHGLISALSQGTPCLGTGWSHKYQMLFKSYDCLEVLVNFEDSLEENLSKLDLIIHQPTRAKIIESIEHAANHQKELSQKMWVEVKQLIDCKDRQYNLKA; encoded by the coding sequence ATGAACTTTTCTATCTATGGTGTTAACTTTTTCAATAAAGGGGCTGAGTTAATGTTGCATGCTGTTAAACAGCAAATACATCAGTGGGATAGAAACAACACTCTGTCTGCACATTTGAAAATTGGTAGCTTTGAAAAGAGAAGGCAAGCTGGTATCAATCATCTTGCTTGGGCTTCTTGGCGAGATAGAAAAAGCTACGAGGGTTCAATTGCTAATTTTACTGCAAGTTTGGTTCCAAAAAGTATTCGTAAAAAGTATGCTATTACGTTGGAATCAGAAATTGACGTGATACTAGATGCTTCTGGTTTTGCCTTCAGCGATCAATGGGGTTCTGCTAAGGCTGAAAGGACAGCAGAAGTTTGCTCACAATGGAAAAAACAAGGTAAGAAAATAATTCTTTTACCTCAAGCTTTTGGTCCATTTACTAGCGAAAGTATAAAGGGAGCAATGATTAAAATTATCAATAATGTAGATTTAATCTTTGCTAGAGACGAATTATCTTATGAATATTTACATGAGTTAGCAGTTCCCCTGGAAAATGTGAAAATTGCTCCAGATTTCACTAATTTAGTGAGAGGAGTGGAACCAGAATACATAGAAGATTTAACTGATAGACCATGCATAATTCCAAACAATCGAATGATGGATAAAACTTCGTCTGCAGTGAGTAATCAATATTTATCTTTCTTGGTTGCGAGTATTAAGCACTTGTTAGAGCAAGGTCTTGAGCCATTCATACTAATACATGAAGCAAACGATTTTGCGTTAGCTAAACAGTTACAATCTCAAGTTAGCCCAACAGTCTCTTTAGTTCAAGAAGAAAATCCATTGCATTTAAAATATATATTAGGTAAATGTCACCTAGTTATTAGCTCACGCTTTCACGGTTTAATTAGTGCACTTTCGCAAGGCACACCTTGCTTAGGAACAGGATGGAGTCACAAATATCAAATGCTTTTCAAAAGCTACGATTGTTTGGAGGTACTGGTCAATTTTGAAGATAGTCTTGAGGAAAATTTAAGTAAGCTTGATTTAATTATACATCAACCTACAAGAGCAAAAATAATTGAATCGATAGAGCATGCAGCTAATCACCAAAAAGAACTGAGTCAAAAAATGTGGGTTGAAGTTAAACAATTAATAGATTGTAAAGATCGTCAGTACAACCTCAAAGCATAA
- a CDS encoding glycosyltransferase family 2 protein produces the protein MTTSFDVSVIIPTYNRISMLEEALASVLSQTFDGAVEIIVVDDNSQDRTSEIINRNYPNIRLISLKQNIGAYGARNQALIEAKGKYIAFLDSDDLWEKNYLKTQINALKDKDMCFCVSDIVVWNMEKKQKQILSQRPNLDKYTSLIHHLLVSSFIHSPSSVVIPRKAFDEVSLFNETIRIGEDAALYERCVVFGYDLIYTGLPVAIKRTHSSDQLTSPKNLEIRKKNRLARVKKLYPLIEKRFDIVPIRCIYAEINADFASQYFNNKYLFHWLGSSLSSARNSSLPYSLSNMINDIKDLLDRKLNRKPTEVEGDLI, from the coding sequence ATGACAACTTCATTCGATGTATCGGTTATTATTCCCACCTACAACAGGATTTCAATGCTAGAGGAGGCGCTAGCAAGTGTACTTTCCCAAACATTCGATGGCGCTGTTGAAATTATTGTTGTTGATGATAATTCGCAGGATAGAACTTCAGAAATTATTAATCGTAATTATCCAAACATTCGTTTAATTAGCCTCAAACAAAATATTGGAGCTTATGGTGCAAGAAATCAAGCTTTAATAGAGGCTAAAGGTAAATATATTGCCTTTCTCGATTCTGACGATCTCTGGGAGAAAAACTATTTAAAAACTCAGATTAATGCTTTGAAAGATAAGGATATGTGCTTTTGTGTTAGCGATATAGTTGTATGGAATATGGAAAAAAAACAAAAGCAGATTTTATCTCAGCGACCTAACCTAGACAAGTATACTTCTCTCATTCATCATTTACTAGTTAGCAGTTTCATTCATTCCCCTTCATCTGTTGTCATTCCTCGAAAAGCATTTGACGAGGTTAGCTTGTTTAACGAAACCATCAGAATAGGCGAAGATGCGGCTCTGTATGAGCGTTGTGTAGTATTTGGATATGATCTAATCTATACAGGCTTACCAGTTGCAATTAAACGGACACATAGTAGCGATCAGCTGACTAGCCCTAAGAACCTAGAAATTAGAAAGAAAAATAGACTTGCTCGTGTCAAAAAGCTTTATCCTTTGATTGAGAAGCGCTTTGATATAGTTCCCATTCGATGTATTTATGCAGAGATTAATGCAGATTTCGCTAGTCAGTACTTTAATAATAAGTATCTCTTTCATTGGCTTGGCTCGTCGCTATCATCTGCCCGTAATTCCTCTTTGCCATATTCATTGTCAAACATGATAAACGACATCAAAGATCTGCTTGACAGAAAACTCAATAGAAAGCCAACTGAGGTTGAAGGTGACTTAATCTAA
- a CDS encoding glycosyltransferase gives MSNFSNPFVSVIIPVFNDSKRLKTCLEALEKQTYPKNLYEVIVVDNGSDEIIEKVVGQFKQAFASYESQPGSYAARNKGISLAKGKVIAFTDSDCIPAQNWLEIGVKHLLSVPNCGLIGGEIEIFFKDPSHPTAIELYDSVVFLQQKRLIEEEKYGATANVLTFKNIFEDVGLFNDRLKSGGDKEWGQRVFARGYLLVYAVDSKVKHPARNSLEQIYAKATRISGGIYELDKLYNKNSTNSLPTQLMKTLFVDLRPPLRSAFHKFYLDKRLKNKQQKTQAFTVALIVHYFKCFEKIRIQLGGSSRR, from the coding sequence ATGAGCAATTTTTCTAATCCATTTGTTTCCGTCATTATTCCAGTTTTTAATGACTCTAAACGTCTAAAAACTTGTCTTGAGGCTTTAGAAAAACAAACTTATCCTAAAAACTTGTATGAGGTTATTGTTGTTGATAACGGCTCAGATGAAATCATTGAGAAAGTCGTTGGACAATTTAAGCAGGCATTTGCTAGTTATGAAAGTCAACCAGGTTCATATGCTGCTCGAAACAAAGGGATTTCACTTGCGAAAGGAAAAGTGATAGCCTTTACTGATTCAGACTGCATTCCTGCTCAAAATTGGTTAGAAATAGGAGTAAAACATCTCCTGTCTGTACCCAATTGTGGGTTAATTGGTGGTGAGATAGAAATTTTCTTTAAAGATCCTAGCCATCCAACTGCTATAGAACTTTATGATAGTGTTGTATTTCTTCAACAAAAGAGACTTATTGAAGAAGAAAAATATGGAGCAACTGCTAATGTATTAACGTTTAAAAATATTTTTGAAGATGTAGGTCTTTTTAATGATCGCTTAAAATCAGGAGGAGATAAAGAGTGGGGACAACGAGTATTTGCTCGTGGATATTTACTAGTTTATGCAGTTGATAGTAAAGTAAAACACCCAGCCAGAAATTCTTTAGAGCAAATTTATGCAAAGGCTACTAGAATAAGCGGAGGAATTTATGAATTAGATAAATTATATAATAAGAATTCTACAAATTCCTTACCAACTCAACTAATGAAAACTTTATTTGTAGATTTGCGACCTCCGCTTAGATCGGCATTTCATAAATTTTATTTAGATAAGAGGTTAAAGAATAAACAGCAAAAAACCCAAGCATTTACTGTCGCACTGATTGTACATTATTTTAAGTGTTTTGAAAAGATAAGAATACAGCTAGGAGGTAGCTCTAGAAGATAA
- a CDS encoding glycosyltransferase family 2 protein, which yields MSKVSVIIPAYNAMTYLPETIDSVLRQTFTDFEVLIVDDGSSDKTSEWASQLTDPRVKLISQENKGAAGARNTGIANSQGEYIAFLDSDDLWEPTKLEKQVKCLDKNSSVGLVHTWIAFIDKQGKPTGEVMTTKAEGDVWKQVVEYNPVRCGSTAMVRRCCFDDGAFDQNIRFSEDWDMWIRIASRYSFALVKEPLVYYREHPHNKSKNYEKLLLSLCQIIEKSFQSVAPELLYLKNKAYGRAYLHVAWKAFYCKNYPRASELRQQAIAISPQLRYLKNCIRLGLLLVINHWFSSQTYQRMQKMLRYKSW from the coding sequence ATGTCCAAAGTCTCCGTTATTATTCCAGCATATAACGCTATGACCTATCTGCCAGAAACTATAGATAGTGTTTTAAGACAGACTTTCACTGACTTTGAGGTGCTAATTGTTGACGACGGTAGCTCAGACAAAACTTCTGAGTGGGCTTCTCAATTAACTGATCCACGGGTGAAGTTAATTTCCCAAGAAAATAAAGGTGCAGCTGGAGCGCGTAATACAGGAATTGCTAACTCTCAAGGAGAATACATCGCCTTTTTAGATTCTGACGATTTATGGGAACCAACCAAGTTAGAAAAGCAAGTGAAGTGCTTGGATAAAAATTCATCCGTTGGCTTGGTGCATACCTGGATAGCTTTTATTGACAAACAAGGCAAACCTACAGGCGAAGTAATGACTACCAAGGCAGAAGGTGACGTGTGGAAGCAGGTTGTTGAATACAACCCAGTTCGTTGTGGAAGTACAGCGATGGTTCGCCGTTGTTGTTTTGATGATGGAGCATTTGATCAAAATATACGCTTTTCAGAAGACTGGGATATGTGGATTCGTATTGCTTCCCGTTATTCCTTTGCTTTAGTTAAAGAACCTCTAGTTTACTATCGAGAACACCCTCATAATAAGTCTAAAAATTATGAGAAATTATTGCTAAGCCTTTGTCAGATAATTGAAAAATCGTTTCAGTCTGTTGCTCCAGAGCTTCTATATTTAAAAAATAAAGCATATGGTCGCGCCTATCTTCATGTAGCCTGGAAAGCATTTTATTGTAAAAATTACCCTAGAGCATCTGAACTCCGTCAGCAGGCTATTGCAATTTCTCCTCAACTACGTTATCTCAAAAACTGCATCCGCTTGGGTTTGCTGCTCGTAATTAATCATTGGTTCAGTTCACAAACTTATCAAAGAATGCAAAAAATGCTCAGATATAAGTCATGGTAA
- a CDS encoding glycosyltransferase family 2 protein, translated as MVNNTKVKPASSTSLHQISVVIIAQDEEDCIANAIKSCLSFADEIIVVDGGSQDNTVQIAKNLGCKVYLNPWPGYAKQRNFGAENAEHTWIFFIDADEVVDQQLTQLLLTWKNQPNLEADAFSVNRVGDFLGKWLDSKPEIHIRLYNKTVCQIKDVLVHEQPDIKDARVIHLPGVIWHFGFRNIEELVGRFNKYTDLDSQKAYLEGQKFSLVRLLLKPYAKFLQIYLWHGMWKQGLIGIFVAGLWSYYIVLKEIKLYEIYWQQKDRNYKHTL; from the coding sequence ATGGTAAATAACACAAAAGTCAAACCTGCATCGTCTACATCTTTACACCAGATTTCAGTAGTTATCATTGCTCAAGATGAAGAAGATTGTATTGCTAATGCAATTAAATCTTGTCTTTCTTTTGCAGATGAGATTATTGTTGTTGATGGAGGAAGTCAAGATAATACAGTTCAAATAGCTAAGAATTTAGGATGTAAAGTTTATCTCAATCCTTGGCCTGGTTATGCAAAACAGCGCAATTTTGGAGCAGAAAACGCTGAACATACTTGGATATTTTTTATTGATGCAGATGAAGTTGTCGATCAACAATTAACTCAATTACTTTTAACTTGGAAAAATCAACCAAATTTAGAAGCTGATGCTTTTTCAGTCAACAGAGTAGGAGATTTTTTGGGTAAATGGCTAGATAGTAAACCAGAAATTCATATCAGATTATACAATAAAACAGTTTGTCAAATCAAAGATGTTTTAGTACACGAACAGCCCGATATAAAAGATGCACGCGTAATTCATTTACCAGGTGTTATTTGGCATTTTGGATTTCGGAATATTGAAGAATTAGTAGGAAGATTTAATAAATATACAGATTTAGATTCTCAAAAAGCTTATCTTGAAGGACAAAAGTTTAGCTTAGTACGCCTTTTATTAAAACCATATGCTAAATTCTTACAAATATATTTATGGCATGGTATGTGGAAGCAAGGATTAATCGGCATATTTGTCGCTGGCTTATGGAGCTACTATATTGTCTTAAAAGAGATCAAGCTTTATGAAATATACTGGCAGCAAAAAGATAGGAACTATAAACACACATTGTAG
- a CDS encoding glycosyltransferase encodes MNLTVKPFHQSPTINSIQKNTSISILLPNLDGGGAELVMLRLARGLANLGIKVDLVLARTEGAYLTKVPANVRMVDLKSKSPVILFKTFALRRYLQQQQPDILLSALDIVSAGTWAKLLAGVDTRVVMCVHTNLSQQFRDKPDVFVGRVRATLVRWFYPWADAIIAVSQGVAQDLACVAGLQVQNIQVIYNPVVTPEVLKQAKEPLNHPWFAPGEPPVILGVGRLVRQKDFATLVRAFALVRQRCAARLMILGDVDKREPAIKPQLEALVQQLGLEGEVALPGFVENPYPYMAQAGVFVLSSIYEGFGNVVAEAIATGTSVVATNCESGPAEILENGKYGKLVAVGDATALAEAIVTTLRNPTNPEILRQRSQVFSMDSVVAQYLEVLSNLINHEHH; translated from the coding sequence ATGAATCTGACAGTCAAACCTTTCCACCAAAGTCCTACTATAAATTCCATCCAAAAAAACACTTCTATCAGTATACTTCTACCTAACCTAGATGGTGGTGGTGCAGAATTAGTCATGCTACGTTTAGCCCGAGGATTAGCAAATTTAGGAATCAAAGTAGATTTAGTTTTAGCAAGAACCGAGGGAGCATATCTAACAAAAGTTCCGGCAAATGTGCGGATGGTCGATCTCAAATCCAAGTCACCAGTTATTTTATTCAAAACATTTGCACTGCGGCGTTACTTGCAACAACAGCAACCTGATATTTTACTTTCTGCACTTGATATAGTTAGTGCAGGAACCTGGGCGAAGCTACTTGCAGGCGTAGATACTCGCGTTGTGATGTGCGTCCATACTAATCTCTCGCAGCAGTTTCGTGACAAGCCTGATGTTTTTGTAGGAAGAGTTAGAGCTACTTTAGTACGCTGGTTTTATCCTTGGGCAGATGCCATCATAGCAGTTTCCCAAGGTGTAGCGCAGGATCTTGCGTGCGTAGCGGGACTACAGGTGCAGAACATTCAAGTGATCTATAACCCAGTTGTAACACCAGAAGTTCTCAAACAAGCAAAAGAACCACTCAATCATCCTTGGTTTGCTCCAGGAGAACCGCCAGTTATTCTAGGAGTAGGACGACTTGTTCGCCAGAAAGATTTTGCAACACTTGTGCGGGCTTTTGCTTTGGTAAGACAGCGCTGTGCAGCCCGATTAATGATTTTAGGCGATGTGGATAAACGCGAACCAGCAATTAAACCGCAACTAGAAGCCTTAGTACAGCAGCTTGGTTTAGAGGGAGAAGTCGCTTTACCTGGATTTGTAGAGAACCCCTACCCATATATGGCGCAAGCAGGAGTGTTTGTCCTTTCCTCAATTTATGAAGGATTTGGTAATGTCGTTGCAGAAGCGATCGCCACTGGTACATCAGTTGTTGCCACCAACTGTGAAAGTGGACCTGCAGAAATCTTAGAAAATGGCAAGTATGGCAAGTTAGTTGCCGTAGGTGACGCCACAGCCCTTGCTGAAGCAATTGTCACAACACTCCGCAATCCTACTAACCCAGAAATATTACGGCAGCGATCGCAAGTCTTCTCAATGGACAGCGTTGTCGCGCAATATCTCGAAGTCCTGAGTAACCTCATCAACCACGAACACCACTAA